DNA from Desulfuromonas sp. AOP6:
GCACGCAGGGACTCGCGGGCGCAGAGCAAGGCGTGCCCCGTTCCCAGCTGTTCTTCCTGACGGACGAAGACGACTTCTCTGCCGGCCAGTTCCGCCTGTACCTGCTCAGCGCCGTGGCCCACGACCAGAACCGTCGGCTGACAGCCAAGGCCCGCAGCCAGAGCGACCGGATAGCAGACCATAGGTTGCCCGGCCACAGAGTGCAACACCTTGGGTTTATTGGATTTCATGCGGGTTCCCTGACCCGCGGCCAGAATAACGGCGGCGACGCTTTTTCCCATGGGGAAAATCCCTTTCCGATGGAGTCTTTTAAAATCGCCATTATTATGCAAAGGTGCAGGGCAGTCAAGGAATATGCCCTATAAAACAAGGGCGTTGGCAACATACTTCTTTGCAATGCGACAAGAGATTGAGTATAGTTTACTTTTTCAAGGAAAGGCGGTTATGAAAGAAAGAAATGCCATCACCCTGGCTTTGGTTGAAATGGAGCAGGACCTTAAAGAGCTTCAGATCCGTTATGAACAGTATTTCGCCGGCGTAGAGAAGCGCGAACCCATCCGGGAACGGGAGGAACTCTCCCGCCGACTGCGCCTTCTCAGTAATCGGCGCATCATCCAGACCGATCTGCGGTTCCGGCATCAGGCTACGCTGGCGCGCTTCCACAGCTACGCCAGTCACTGGGACCGCATTCTGCGCCTTATCGACGAAGGCAAATACGAGCGGCACCTGGCCAAGCTCAATCGCCCCCAGGAAGAAGGAGCTCCCCGGAGGCCTCATGAATCAGAAACCCAACAGGATGCGATCGTCGACCGGCTC
Protein-coding regions in this window:
- a CDS encoding MXAN_5187 C-terminal domain-containing protein — translated: MKERNAITLALVEMEQDLKELQIRYEQYFAGVEKREPIREREELSRRLRLLSNRRIIQTDLRFRHQATLARFHSYASHWDRILRLIDEGKYERHLAKLNRPQEEGAPRRPHESETQQDAIVDRLYQDLVAARQSCNLGGSAPDRQQVSEFLSRQREKIREKFGDREVDFVVVTEAGKPKIKVRAKK